From Numida meleagris isolate 19003 breed g44 Domestic line chromosome 4, NumMel1.0, whole genome shotgun sequence, the proteins below share one genomic window:
- the SH3TC1 gene encoding SH3 domain and tetratricopeptide repeat-containing protein 1 isoform X1: MSSLAAGGSVSVLSSKATMEVGIPAPSLEGKQDSNLERKETEQGMCVPGWLCEAASAAVSTARDRDKTDTMQEQMDYPQNEKCMNVSSRTLLSQAENFPTDISLKLTMVRRKSGRPDPRLQRQLRGQLRLLENDSREVTAVFSELSARLLSIHSDQDLIVVTFKTFEEIWKFLTYHSLGFVNHCMENLFLDQSFWLYSHEEEETGIEVYINEKSLNLMYRSLLVQEGAFFVLCPDNLVRKITATDCKINSYFETGAFTADAAGGSVDGDTTMLSDVSLEPLIPFHQWFLKAYSDPIDVTYKTESKSIMQVATGSCLAVMNYESAVPEEISFQEGDKIEILGYFIECMEWFVGRHIFTGHIGFVKTSHVKLDLPRNKAGDLDFLGAEEISFFPKEKNVEEMIHLLKQTSITDVCSVYRIDHLEEQEFQKTRECEITCPHSNMVTTSKKNGKIEEFVKKFKNLEVTQAEGPAMERKDSASSSNKEIFPSPEGPSFYIYQDDGQDSDVFESLLLFLNSKDYESDFKNLYDFSYAFINSMFYGFSEEDELLSFFSLARELAKKSGMSWALARLCFLLGKLSVKKVKFSQARVYFEEALGAVTGGFSDLYFVIALYTNLTVIYLTQKNKEKCSHVFDKATSLLMGIPNHICSADLESDILKYALKRTILSQNKHAEARACFLLAKHYTARKQHEEALPFLERLQQLLNDLGLRNNLSKNCYFKLAESYNEKCLPHIVLSCIKVSSSQNSSTLMDSLKRIDLVIKNAPKLYGLRKLRQVLPSQIAPYLTQALSSAFTNEQQGLYSTIYLSLAKLYSHHKQYGKAIVYMMKALDSDTSAKPEETINYLVSLAWLYILYRQYDVAATILNAVVDSSWSNPQQLGVAYNMLAIALKRTNNTKKAAESCYKALRLSEEANMTHNQAISLANFGVLCLHSAASKLAEHYYIKAVKLFAKLPSMDCGQEFIQTLLQLGCYYVSRTQREKGRFYYEWAFLVAMEISHLESQLQAIKLLCQFYSTVIPNEAQCVIYNEYQLSLARKMSNKVLEGQILETISQLYLSLGTERAYRSALEYTKRSLGIFIDLQKKEKEAYAWLRAGKIYYILRQNELVDLYIQVAQDAALYTGDPNLAMELFEAAGDIFFNGKWEKEKAVPFYRDRALPLAVETGNKNTELRLYNKLVELLVNLKVYEESLEYAKASLMLSVNLGNQLNERIAYHRLAAIHHHLGHCELAEHFYLKALSLCSSPLEFEEETLYYVKVYLNLGDIIFYDLKDPFDAAGYYQLALAAAMDLGNKKAQLKIYTRLAIIYHNFLVDREMSLFFYQKARTFATELNVRRINLAPDQRYKSL; encoded by the exons ATATCTCCTTGAAGCTAACAATGGTGAGACGCAAGAGTGGACGTCCTGATCCTAGACTCCAAAGACAGCTCAGAGGACAGCTCCGTCTTCTGGAAAATGACAGCAGGGAAGTCACGGCAGTTTTCAGT gagctCTCTGCAAGATTGCTCTCTATTCACAGTGATCAAGATCTAATAGTGGTGACATTTAAAACTTTTGAAGAAATATGGAAGTTTCTAACTTACCATTCATTGG GTTTTGTAAATCATTGCATGGAGAACTTGTTCCTAGATCAATCTTTCTGGCTGTATTCTcatgaggaggaagaaacaggCATTGAAGtctatataaatgaaaaatcattaaatttAATGTACAGAAGTCTGCTAGTACAGGAAG gggcattttttgttttatgtccTGACAATCTGGTAAGAAAGATAACGGCTACAGATTGCAAAATAAACTCTTACTTTGAGACTGGGGCTTTTACTGCTGATGCAGCAGGTGGATCTGTGGATGGTGACACAACCATGCTGTCTGATGTTTCTCTGGAGCCCTTGATCCCTTTTCATCA ATGGTTTCTTAAAGCATATTCTGATCCCATTGATGTTACATACAAAACTGAATCTAAATCCATCATGCAAGTTG CAACGGGATCCTGTCTAGCTGTGATGAATTATGAAAGTGCTGTGCCTGAAGAGATTAGTTTCCAGGAAGGGGACAAAATTGAGATCCTTGGCTATTTTATTGAATGCATGGAATGGTTTGTTGGAAGACATATCTTTACTGGCCACATAGGCTTTGTAAAGACAAGTCATGTTAAGCTGGATTTACCTAGAAATAA AGCAGGAGACCTGGATTTTCTTGGAGCAGAAGAGatatctttctttccaaaagaaaaaaatgtggaagaaatgatACATTTGTTGAAACAAACCTCTATAACAGATGTTTGCTCTGTGTATAGAATAG accACTTAGAAGaacaagaatttcagaaaacacGTGAATGTG aaattacaTGTCCACATTCTAACATGGTAACCACTAGCAAGAAGAATGGCAAGATAGAAGAATTTGTGAAGAAGTTCAAGAATTTAGAAGTCACCCAGGCAGAAGGGCCTGCTATGGAAAGAAAGGATTCTGCCAGCTCTTCAAATAAGGAAATCTTTCCTTCACCTGAAGGACCTTCCTTCTACATATATCAAGATGATGGTCAAGATTCTGATGTCTTTGAGTCATTATTACTCTTCTTAAATAGCAAAGATTATGAGAGTGATTTCAAAAACCTCTATGATTTCTCTTATGCATTCATTAATAGCATGTTTTATGGCttttcagaggaagatgaaCTGCTCAGTTTTTTTAGTTTAGCAAGGGAATTAGCAAAGAAATCAGGTATGTCATGGGCACTAGCAAGGCTCTGCTTTCTCTTAGGCAAGCTGAGTGTTAAAAAAGTGAAGTTTTCCCAAGCTCGGGTTTATTTTGAGGAAGCGTTGGGAGCAGTAACTGGAGGATTTAGTGATTTGTACTTTGTAATTGCTCTTTACACAAATCTAACAGTCATCTACTTGacacagaagaacaaagaaaaatgttctcatGTTTTTGACAAGGCTACATCTCTTCTCATGGGAATTCCCAACCACATTTGCAGTGCTGACCTGGAGTCAGATATTCTAAAGTATGCTCTGAAGAGGACGATTTTGAGCCAGAACAAACATGCAGAGGCTAGGGCATGCTTTCTCCTAGCAAAACACTACACTGCACGCAAACAACATGAAGAGGCACTTCCCTTCCTAGAAAGGCTGCAACAGTTGCTTAATGACTTGGGTTTACGGAACAACTTATCTAAAAATTGTTATTTCAAACTAGCAGAGTCCTACAATGAGAAGTGTCTGCCACACATTGTGTTAAGCTGTATAAAAGTCTCCTCTTCCCAGAACTCAAGTACTTTAATGGATTCCCTGAAAAGGATTGATTTAGTCATCAAAAATGCTCCCAAACTCTATGGTTTGAGAAAACTTAGACAAGTACTTCCATCCCAAATTGCACCTTACCTCACACAAGCACTTTCCTCTGCATTTACAAATGAGCAGCAAGGACTATACAGCACCATCTATCTTAGTTTAGCAAAACTGTACAGCCACCACAAACAGTATGGAAAAGCCATCGTTTACATGATGAAAGCCCTGGACTCTGATACTTCTGCTAAGCCAGAGGAAACTATTAACTACTTGGTTTCACTTGCTTGGTTATACATTCTTTACAGGCAATATGATGTGGCAGCAaccattttaaatgctgttgtAGACTCCTCATGGAGCAATCCTCAACAGTTAGGTGTTGCTTATAACATGCTTGCTATTGctttgaaaagaacaaacaatacCAAGAAAGCTGCTGAAAGCTGCTACAAAGCTCTGCGTCTTTCTGAAGAAGCCAATATGACTCATAACCAAGCTATATCCCTGGCTAATTTTGGGGTGCTCTGTCTGCATTCAGCAGCCAGTAAGCTGGCAGAGCATTATTACATCAAAGCAGTGAAGCTATTTGCCAAGCTGCCAAGTATGGACTGTGGTCAAGAGTTTATCCAAACCCTCCTTCAGTTGGGATGTTACTATGTTAGTAGaactcaaagagaaaaaggaagattttattATGAATGGGCGTTTTTAGTTGCAATGGAGATAAGTCATCTGGAAA GTCAACTTCAAGCAATTAAACTGCTGTGTCAGTTCTACAGTACAGTCATTCCAAATGAGGCTCAGTGTGTCATCTACAATGAATATCAACTATCGTTAGCTAGAAAGATGTCCAATAAAGTTCTGGAGGGACAAATTTTGGAAACCATTAGTCAGCTCTATTTGTCTTTAGGAACAGAAAG ggCTTACAGATCAGCTCTTGAATATACCAAAAGAAGCCTTGGAATATTTATAGATCTccagaaaaaagagaaagaggcaTATGCTTGGCTACGAGCAGGAAAGATATATTACATTCTAAGGCAGAATGAGCTTGTGGATCTCTATATTCAG GTTGCTCAAGATGCTGCTCTATACACAGGAGATCCAAACTTAGCAATGGAATTGTTTGAAGCTGCTGGAGACATATTTTTTAATGGTaaatgggaaaaggagaaagcagtgcCTTTCTACAGG GACAGGGCTCTTCCCCTTGCTGTTGAGACTGGcaacaaaaacactgaactCAGGTTATACAATAAACTGGTGGAGCTGCTGGTGAATCTAAAGGTTTATGAGGAAAGTTTGGAATATGCAAAAGCATCTCTTATGCTCAGTGTAAATTTAG GAAATCAGCTTAATGAACGAATAGCTTACCATCGGCTGGCTGCCATCCATCATCATTTGGGTCACTGTGAACTAGCTGAACACTTTTATTTAAAGGCTTTGTCCCTCTGTTCCTCTCCTCTGGAGTTTGAGGAGGAAACTCTGTACTACGTCAAGGTGTACTTGAACTTAGGAGATATTATATTCTACGATCTTAAG gatCCCTTTGATGCAGCGGGCTACTATCAATTGGCACTCGCTGCTGCCATGGACTTGGGCAATAAGAAAGCTCAACTGAAGATTTACACAAGACTTGCAATAATCTACCACAACTTCCTTGTGGATCGGGAAATGTCTCTCTTCTTCTATCAAAAGGCAAGAACCTTTGCAACAGAGCTGAATGTTAGAAGAATAAATCTAGCTCCTGATCAGCGTTATAAGAGTTTATAA
- the SH3TC1 gene encoding SH3 domain and tetratricopeptide repeat-containing protein 1 isoform X2, with the protein MVRRKSGRPDPRLQRQLRGQLRLLENDSREVTAVFSELSARLLSIHSDQDLIVVTFKTFEEIWKFLTYHSLGFVNHCMENLFLDQSFWLYSHEEEETGIEVYINEKSLNLMYRSLLVQEGAFFVLCPDNLVRKITATDCKINSYFETGAFTADAAGGSVDGDTTMLSDVSLEPLIPFHQWFLKAYSDPIDVTYKTESKSIMQVATGSCLAVMNYESAVPEEISFQEGDKIEILGYFIECMEWFVGRHIFTGHIGFVKTSHVKLDLPRNKAGDLDFLGAEEISFFPKEKNVEEMIHLLKQTSITDVCSVYRIDHLEEQEFQKTRECEITCPHSNMVTTSKKNGKIEEFVKKFKNLEVTQAEGPAMERKDSASSSNKEIFPSPEGPSFYIYQDDGQDSDVFESLLLFLNSKDYESDFKNLYDFSYAFINSMFYGFSEEDELLSFFSLARELAKKSGMSWALARLCFLLGKLSVKKVKFSQARVYFEEALGAVTGGFSDLYFVIALYTNLTVIYLTQKNKEKCSHVFDKATSLLMGIPNHICSADLESDILKYALKRTILSQNKHAEARACFLLAKHYTARKQHEEALPFLERLQQLLNDLGLRNNLSKNCYFKLAESYNEKCLPHIVLSCIKVSSSQNSSTLMDSLKRIDLVIKNAPKLYGLRKLRQVLPSQIAPYLTQALSSAFTNEQQGLYSTIYLSLAKLYSHHKQYGKAIVYMMKALDSDTSAKPEETINYLVSLAWLYILYRQYDVAATILNAVVDSSWSNPQQLGVAYNMLAIALKRTNNTKKAAESCYKALRLSEEANMTHNQAISLANFGVLCLHSAASKLAEHYYIKAVKLFAKLPSMDCGQEFIQTLLQLGCYYVSRTQREKGRFYYEWAFLVAMEISHLESQLQAIKLLCQFYSTVIPNEAQCVIYNEYQLSLARKMSNKVLEGQILETISQLYLSLGTERAYRSALEYTKRSLGIFIDLQKKEKEAYAWLRAGKIYYILRQNELVDLYIQVAQDAALYTGDPNLAMELFEAAGDIFFNGKWEKEKAVPFYRDRALPLAVETGNKNTELRLYNKLVELLVNLKVYEESLEYAKASLMLSVNLGNQLNERIAYHRLAAIHHHLGHCELAEHFYLKALSLCSSPLEFEEETLYYVKVYLNLGDIIFYDLKDPFDAAGYYQLALAAAMDLGNKKAQLKIYTRLAIIYHNFLVDREMSLFFYQKARTFATELNVRRINLAPDQRYKSL; encoded by the exons ATGGTGAGACGCAAGAGTGGACGTCCTGATCCTAGACTCCAAAGACAGCTCAGAGGACAGCTCCGTCTTCTGGAAAATGACAGCAGGGAAGTCACGGCAGTTTTCAGT gagctCTCTGCAAGATTGCTCTCTATTCACAGTGATCAAGATCTAATAGTGGTGACATTTAAAACTTTTGAAGAAATATGGAAGTTTCTAACTTACCATTCATTGG GTTTTGTAAATCATTGCATGGAGAACTTGTTCCTAGATCAATCTTTCTGGCTGTATTCTcatgaggaggaagaaacaggCATTGAAGtctatataaatgaaaaatcattaaatttAATGTACAGAAGTCTGCTAGTACAGGAAG gggcattttttgttttatgtccTGACAATCTGGTAAGAAAGATAACGGCTACAGATTGCAAAATAAACTCTTACTTTGAGACTGGGGCTTTTACTGCTGATGCAGCAGGTGGATCTGTGGATGGTGACACAACCATGCTGTCTGATGTTTCTCTGGAGCCCTTGATCCCTTTTCATCA ATGGTTTCTTAAAGCATATTCTGATCCCATTGATGTTACATACAAAACTGAATCTAAATCCATCATGCAAGTTG CAACGGGATCCTGTCTAGCTGTGATGAATTATGAAAGTGCTGTGCCTGAAGAGATTAGTTTCCAGGAAGGGGACAAAATTGAGATCCTTGGCTATTTTATTGAATGCATGGAATGGTTTGTTGGAAGACATATCTTTACTGGCCACATAGGCTTTGTAAAGACAAGTCATGTTAAGCTGGATTTACCTAGAAATAA AGCAGGAGACCTGGATTTTCTTGGAGCAGAAGAGatatctttctttccaaaagaaaaaaatgtggaagaaatgatACATTTGTTGAAACAAACCTCTATAACAGATGTTTGCTCTGTGTATAGAATAG accACTTAGAAGaacaagaatttcagaaaacacGTGAATGTG aaattacaTGTCCACATTCTAACATGGTAACCACTAGCAAGAAGAATGGCAAGATAGAAGAATTTGTGAAGAAGTTCAAGAATTTAGAAGTCACCCAGGCAGAAGGGCCTGCTATGGAAAGAAAGGATTCTGCCAGCTCTTCAAATAAGGAAATCTTTCCTTCACCTGAAGGACCTTCCTTCTACATATATCAAGATGATGGTCAAGATTCTGATGTCTTTGAGTCATTATTACTCTTCTTAAATAGCAAAGATTATGAGAGTGATTTCAAAAACCTCTATGATTTCTCTTATGCATTCATTAATAGCATGTTTTATGGCttttcagaggaagatgaaCTGCTCAGTTTTTTTAGTTTAGCAAGGGAATTAGCAAAGAAATCAGGTATGTCATGGGCACTAGCAAGGCTCTGCTTTCTCTTAGGCAAGCTGAGTGTTAAAAAAGTGAAGTTTTCCCAAGCTCGGGTTTATTTTGAGGAAGCGTTGGGAGCAGTAACTGGAGGATTTAGTGATTTGTACTTTGTAATTGCTCTTTACACAAATCTAACAGTCATCTACTTGacacagaagaacaaagaaaaatgttctcatGTTTTTGACAAGGCTACATCTCTTCTCATGGGAATTCCCAACCACATTTGCAGTGCTGACCTGGAGTCAGATATTCTAAAGTATGCTCTGAAGAGGACGATTTTGAGCCAGAACAAACATGCAGAGGCTAGGGCATGCTTTCTCCTAGCAAAACACTACACTGCACGCAAACAACATGAAGAGGCACTTCCCTTCCTAGAAAGGCTGCAACAGTTGCTTAATGACTTGGGTTTACGGAACAACTTATCTAAAAATTGTTATTTCAAACTAGCAGAGTCCTACAATGAGAAGTGTCTGCCACACATTGTGTTAAGCTGTATAAAAGTCTCCTCTTCCCAGAACTCAAGTACTTTAATGGATTCCCTGAAAAGGATTGATTTAGTCATCAAAAATGCTCCCAAACTCTATGGTTTGAGAAAACTTAGACAAGTACTTCCATCCCAAATTGCACCTTACCTCACACAAGCACTTTCCTCTGCATTTACAAATGAGCAGCAAGGACTATACAGCACCATCTATCTTAGTTTAGCAAAACTGTACAGCCACCACAAACAGTATGGAAAAGCCATCGTTTACATGATGAAAGCCCTGGACTCTGATACTTCTGCTAAGCCAGAGGAAACTATTAACTACTTGGTTTCACTTGCTTGGTTATACATTCTTTACAGGCAATATGATGTGGCAGCAaccattttaaatgctgttgtAGACTCCTCATGGAGCAATCCTCAACAGTTAGGTGTTGCTTATAACATGCTTGCTATTGctttgaaaagaacaaacaatacCAAGAAAGCTGCTGAAAGCTGCTACAAAGCTCTGCGTCTTTCTGAAGAAGCCAATATGACTCATAACCAAGCTATATCCCTGGCTAATTTTGGGGTGCTCTGTCTGCATTCAGCAGCCAGTAAGCTGGCAGAGCATTATTACATCAAAGCAGTGAAGCTATTTGCCAAGCTGCCAAGTATGGACTGTGGTCAAGAGTTTATCCAAACCCTCCTTCAGTTGGGATGTTACTATGTTAGTAGaactcaaagagaaaaaggaagattttattATGAATGGGCGTTTTTAGTTGCAATGGAGATAAGTCATCTGGAAA GTCAACTTCAAGCAATTAAACTGCTGTGTCAGTTCTACAGTACAGTCATTCCAAATGAGGCTCAGTGTGTCATCTACAATGAATATCAACTATCGTTAGCTAGAAAGATGTCCAATAAAGTTCTGGAGGGACAAATTTTGGAAACCATTAGTCAGCTCTATTTGTCTTTAGGAACAGAAAG ggCTTACAGATCAGCTCTTGAATATACCAAAAGAAGCCTTGGAATATTTATAGATCTccagaaaaaagagaaagaggcaTATGCTTGGCTACGAGCAGGAAAGATATATTACATTCTAAGGCAGAATGAGCTTGTGGATCTCTATATTCAG GTTGCTCAAGATGCTGCTCTATACACAGGAGATCCAAACTTAGCAATGGAATTGTTTGAAGCTGCTGGAGACATATTTTTTAATGGTaaatgggaaaaggagaaagcagtgcCTTTCTACAGG GACAGGGCTCTTCCCCTTGCTGTTGAGACTGGcaacaaaaacactgaactCAGGTTATACAATAAACTGGTGGAGCTGCTGGTGAATCTAAAGGTTTATGAGGAAAGTTTGGAATATGCAAAAGCATCTCTTATGCTCAGTGTAAATTTAG GAAATCAGCTTAATGAACGAATAGCTTACCATCGGCTGGCTGCCATCCATCATCATTTGGGTCACTGTGAACTAGCTGAACACTTTTATTTAAAGGCTTTGTCCCTCTGTTCCTCTCCTCTGGAGTTTGAGGAGGAAACTCTGTACTACGTCAAGGTGTACTTGAACTTAGGAGATATTATATTCTACGATCTTAAG gatCCCTTTGATGCAGCGGGCTACTATCAATTGGCACTCGCTGCTGCCATGGACTTGGGCAATAAGAAAGCTCAACTGAAGATTTACACAAGACTTGCAATAATCTACCACAACTTCCTTGTGGATCGGGAAATGTCTCTCTTCTTCTATCAAAAGGCAAGAACCTTTGCAACAGAGCTGAATGTTAGAAGAATAAATCTAGCTCCTGATCAGCGTTATAAGAGTTTATAA